One part of the Solanum dulcamara chromosome 8, daSolDulc1.2, whole genome shotgun sequence genome encodes these proteins:
- the LOC129899605 gene encoding oleosin 1, translating to MQSQPHREQQLSRQVAKTTTAVTVGGSLMVLSGLTLAATVIGLAIATPLLVIFSPVLVPAVITLGLILGGFLASGGFGATASFVFYWMYRYVTGKHPIGATKIDYARDKIAHAAHDVKDKAEQLGHQAQQQIKG from the coding sequence atgcAGAGTCAGCCTCATCGTGAGCAGCAGCTATCTCGTCAGGTGGCCAAGACCACCACTGCTGTCACCGTTGGTGGTTCACTCATGGTGCTCTCCGGGTTAACTCTAGCGGCCACCGTTATCGGTCTAGCTATAGCTACCCCTTTGCTGGTGATTTTCAGCCCTGTTTTGGTACCTGCAGTCATAACTCTTGGGTTGATCCTTGGTGGGTTCTTGGCTTCTGGTGGTTTTGGAGCCACTGCATCTTTTGTTTTCTACTGGATGTACAGATACGTTACGGGGAAGCACCCGATTGGAGCAACCAAGATCGACTACGCCAGGGACAAGATTGCACATGCGGCACATGATGTGAAGGACAAGGCTGAGCAGTTGGGGCATCAAGCACAGCAGCAGATTAAGGGTTGA